The following nucleotide sequence is from Streptomyces bathyalis.
CTCGTCGACGGGCCGTTCGGGGACGACACCACGCCGGTCGACGGAATCGTCACCCAGCGCCCCTCGCTCGCCCTCGCCGTTCTCACCGCGGACTGCACCCCTGTGCTGCTGGCTGATCCCGTCGCGGGCGTCGCGGGTGCGGCGCATGCCGGGCGGCCCGGTCTGGTCGCGGGCGTGGTGCCCGCGCTCGTCGAAGCGATGCGGGACCGCGGGGCGGTGCCGGAACGGATCATCGCGCGTACCGGCCCGGCCGTGTGCGGCCGTTGCTACGAGGTGCCCGAGGAGATGCGCGAGGCCGTCGCGGCCGAGGTGCCGGAGGCTTACGCCACCACGAGTTGGGGCACACCGTCGGTCGACGTCGCGGCCGGTGTGCGGGCGCAGCTCGAAGCCCGTGGTGTCACAAGTCTGGAACAGTCCACTGTGTGCACCATGGAGTCATCTGATCACTTTTCGTATCGGCGCGAAAAAACGACCGGTCGTCTCGCGAGCTATGTCTGGTTGGAGGCGAACTGAACCGTGACGGACCTCACGGCCCGTCAGGCCGAACTCGCCGAGAACCTCGCACGGGTGGAGGAGCGCATCGAGGGCGCTTGTGCCGCCGCGGGGCGCAGCCGTGACGAAGTGACGCTCATCGTCGTCACGAAGACCTATCCCGCCCGTGACGTACGGCTGTTGTCCGAACTGGGCGTGCGGCACGTCGCGGAGAACCGGGACCAGGAGGCGGCGCAGAAGGCCGCGGAGTGCGCGGACACCCCTGTGACGTGGCATTTCGTGGGCCAGCTCCAGACCAACAAGGCCCGTTCCGTCGCGGGTTACGCGGACGTGGTCCACTCCGTGGACCGATCCCGGCTCGTCAACTCGCTGAGCAGCGCGGCGGTGGCCCAGGAGCGTCAACTGGACTGCCTGATCCAGATCGCGCTCGACGCGGAGTCAGAAACCGCCGCAGGACGCGGTGGTGCTGCTCCGGGGTCGGTTCTCGCGCTGGGTGATGAGGTGGAGGCCGCCCAAGGACTGCGCCTGGCAGGGGTGATGACGGTCGCTCCGCTCACGGGACCGTACGCGGGGCGGCCGGGCGAAGCCTTCGAGCGGCTGCGGGAAATCTCAACCGGCCTGTGTACAAGGCATCCTGCTGCAACCATGGTGTCAGCAGGGATGAGCTCGGATCTCGAAGAGGCCGTAGCCGCCGGTGCGACACATGTGCGCGTCGGCAGTGCGGTACTCGGAGAGCGACCCAGGCTCGGGTAACGTCGCCAAGCAAGTCGGACCACGGCACAAAATATGGTCATTTCCGTTGGAGAACAGGCAGCGGGACAGGCCCGGGTCCAACCACCGGTGACGGAGCCATGGGGCCACCCCGCCGAAGGCAGGGGAACCCACCACAGAGCGGAGGACGCAGAGAATGGCCGGCGCTATGCGCAAGATGGCGGTCTACCTCGGCCTCGTGGAGGACGATGGGTACGACGGCCCGGGTTTCGACCCCGACGACGAGTTCGAGCCCGAGCCGGAGCCCGAGAGGGACCGCCGGCGGAACGAGCCGTTGCAGTCGCACGACCCCCTGCAGAAGGACGAACCGGCCGAGCCGGTACGCGTGATGCACCCTCCCGTGCAGCGGGAGAGGGAGCAGTCGTCTCCCCCTGCGGTCATCGAAAATGGACGATCCGGGAGAATTGCCCCCGTGTCATCCATCACACCTGAACGCCAGAGTCTGGAGAAGAGTGCCCCGGTGATCATGCCCAAAGTCGTGTCCGAGCGGGAGCCGTACCGGATCACGACGTTGCACCCCCGGACGTACAACGAGGC
It contains:
- a CDS encoding YggS family pyridoxal phosphate-dependent enzyme, which gives rise to MTDLTARQAELAENLARVEERIEGACAAAGRSRDEVTLIVVTKTYPARDVRLLSELGVRHVAENRDQEAAQKAAECADTPVTWHFVGQLQTNKARSVAGYADVVHSVDRSRLVNSLSSAAVAQERQLDCLIQIALDAESETAAGRGGAAPGSVLALGDEVEAAQGLRLAGVMTVAPLTGPYAGRPGEAFERLREISTGLCTRHPAATMVSAGMSSDLEEAVAAGATHVRVGSAVLGERPRLG
- a CDS encoding cell division protein SepF, which encodes MAGAMRKMAVYLGLVEDDGYDGPGFDPDDEFEPEPEPERDRRRNEPLQSHDPLQKDEPAEPVRVMHPPVQREREQSSPPAVIENGRSGRIAPVSSITPERQSLEKSAPVIMPKVVSEREPYRITTLHPRTYNEARTIGEHFREGTPVIMNLTEMDDTDAKRLVDFAAGLVFGLHGSIERVTQKVFLLSPANVDVTAEDKARIAEGGFFNQS
- the pgeF gene encoding peptidoglycan editing factor PgeF, yielding MIGTHDSASGAHFAFTDRWGGVSAAPYESLNLGGRVGDDAAHVRENRSRAAASLGFDPADVVWMHQVHGRDVALVDGPFGDDTTPVDGIVTQRPSLALAVLTADCTPVLLADPVAGVAGAAHAGRPGLVAGVVPALVEAMRDRGAVPERIIARTGPAVCGRCYEVPEEMREAVAAEVPEAYATTSWGTPSVDVAAGVRAQLEARGVTSLEQSTVCTMESSDHFSYRREKTTGRLASYVWLEAN